One segment of Tenrec ecaudatus isolate mTenEca1 chromosome 1, mTenEca1.hap1, whole genome shotgun sequence DNA contains the following:
- the TRAPPC3 gene encoding trafficking protein particle complex subunit 3: MSRQANRGTESKKMSSELFTLTYGALVTQLCKDYENDDDVNKQLDKMGYNIGVRLIEDFLARSNVGRCHDFRETADVIAKVAFKMYLGITPSITNWSPAGDEFSLILENNPLVDFVELPDNHSSLIYSNLLCGVLRGALEMVQMAVEAKFVQDTLKGDGVTEIRMRFIRRIEDNLPAGEE, translated from the exons ATGTCGAGGCAGGCGAATCGTGGCACCGAGAGCAAGAAAATG AGCTCCGAGCTCTTCACCCTGACCTACGGGGCGCTGGTCACCCAACTCTGCAAGGACTATGAAAATGACGACGATGTGAATAAACAACTGGACAAAAT GGGCTACAACATCGGCGTCCGGCTGATTGAAGATTTCTTGGCACGGTCAAATGTCGGGAGGTGCCACGACTTTCGGGAAACTGCAGATGTTATCGCCAAG GTGGCGTTTAAGATGTACCTGGGCATCACTCCCAGCATCACCAATTGGAGCCCAGCGGGTGACGAATTCTCCCTCATTTTGGAAAATAACCCCTTGGTGGACTTTGTGGAACTTCCTGATAACCACTCATCCCTGATTTATTCCAATCTCTTGTGTGGGGTGTTGcggggagccctggagatg GTCCAGATGGCTGTAGAAGCCAAGTTTGTCCAAGACACCCTGAAAGGAGATGGTGTGACAGAAATCCGGATGAGATTCATCAGGCGAATTGAGGATAATCTCCCCGCTGGAGAGGAGTGA